From the genome of Desulfonatronum thioautotrophicum, one region includes:
- a CDS encoding DUF721 domain-containing protein produces MAFQLQEVLHEFWSGSDRALQWRLAEIWSSWPTVVGQEIADLAMPLGRNKSTLLLGVEDALVMQEMHFHAPNILRAVNAALGEKVFDRVHLDLLSGRSSLSAVAEAMKNELREERKAVASGFPVTATGANLRLQGVTVSKGRFSAVPALERCYQTYVRSLERMNKRHEHPEDVAQPDITAGN; encoded by the coding sequence ATGGCATTTCAACTTCAAGAAGTTCTTCATGAATTTTGGAGCGGCAGCGATCGCGCGCTTCAATGGCGGCTGGCTGAAATCTGGTCATCCTGGCCGACGGTCGTCGGCCAGGAGATTGCTGATCTGGCCATGCCTTTGGGACGAAATAAAAGCACCCTTTTGCTCGGCGTTGAGGATGCCCTGGTAATGCAGGAGATGCATTTTCATGCCCCGAACATTCTTCGGGCCGTCAACGCAGCATTGGGAGAAAAAGTTTTTGACAGAGTCCATCTTGATCTGTTAAGTGGCCGTTCTTCCCTGAGTGCGGTGGCGGAAGCCATGAAGAATGAACTGCGGGAAGAGCGAAAAGCGGTTGCAAGTGGCTTTCCCGTAACAGCTACGGGAGCCAATCTACGGCTTCAGGGCGTAACCGTTTCCAAAGGAAGATTTTCCGCGGTTCCTGCGCTGGAACGTTGTTATCAAACATATGTGCGATCGCTTGAACGGATGAATAAACGACACGAACACCCGGAAGATGTTGCGCAGCCCGACATCACTGCCGGCAATTGA